A single window of Aquabacterium sp. OR-4 DNA harbors:
- a CDS encoding response regulator, with protein sequence MSPPPADGRPQGEAERILIVEDVEADFRLLQRHLQRQGLGGGCRQVCSLAEIEQALRDGGWQVVLVDHQVPGVTFDALLLRLRRELPEVPVILVSGTIGEELAVDLLHQGVSDFVFKDRLARLVPAIERCLDDVRRRREAVLAARALADSEAFSRTMLGSLVDGLFVAQDRRFVFANPALPAMLGHSVANFAGSRFEDVVAPESLALWDERFAQRVRPEAPEPERQYDVAFMHRDGHYLWLELRATRFDYHGRPAVLGLLRDTTERRRIVAELEQHRHHLEALVEERTHKAESAYRAKSAFLANMSHEIRTPLNAISGMVHILQRGALDDGQRNNLLIIDRAAQHLLSLVNDVLDLSKVESGKLTLEAIDFDLDALLEHALGLVAERAREKGLCLALDNQAAGQHLRGDPTRLTQLLLNLLGNAVKFTDSGEVRLRCGIDLAEPDRPILTLEVSDTGIGIGADRLAQLFSPFEQADSSTTRRYGGTGLGLAICRHLAELMDGTISVHSQSGQGSRFVAQLRLHAAGAALPLTPGSTALAPDMAALEQALRSRHGGTRVLVAEDNEVNQLVAREVLLAAGLLVDVADNGQQAVELAQRESYAAILMDVQMPVLDGLQATRMLRRLPATAGVPVIAMTANAFGEDRAACLAAGMDDHLAKPVAVDRLYALLLRWLPDAARAALPRPAAAPAEAVPSGRSAGVAPAGLPVGLAHVAGLQADAGLAQFGHSASFYRRGLQQFVEQYGAGLSGLGQASPERPPGPRPVLCARLRALQAAAATLGANALAAQALSLESRLQSALGVDADEERQLALRVATLQADLRQLTQALAECLDRWPGTMP encoded by the coding sequence ATGTCGCCGCCGCCCGCCGACGGCCGCCCGCAGGGCGAGGCCGAGCGCATCCTGATCGTCGAGGACGTCGAGGCCGACTTCCGCCTGCTGCAGCGCCATCTGCAGCGCCAGGGCCTGGGGGGCGGCTGCCGCCAGGTGTGCAGCCTGGCCGAGATCGAGCAGGCCCTGCGCGACGGCGGCTGGCAGGTGGTGCTGGTCGATCACCAGGTGCCCGGCGTCACCTTCGATGCCCTGCTGCTGCGCCTGCGCCGCGAACTGCCCGAGGTGCCGGTGATCCTGGTCTCGGGCACCATCGGCGAGGAGCTGGCGGTCGACCTGCTGCACCAGGGCGTGTCGGACTTCGTCTTCAAGGACCGGCTGGCGCGCCTGGTGCCGGCCATCGAGCGCTGCCTGGACGATGTGCGCCGCCGCCGCGAGGCGGTGCTGGCCGCCCGGGCGCTGGCCGACAGCGAGGCCTTCAGCCGCACCATGCTCGGATCGCTGGTCGATGGCCTGTTCGTGGCCCAGGACCGCCGCTTCGTCTTTGCCAACCCGGCGCTGCCGGCCATGCTGGGCCACAGCGTGGCCAACTTTGCCGGCAGCCGCTTCGAGGACGTGGTGGCGCCCGAATCGCTGGCGCTGTGGGACGAGCGTTTTGCCCAGCGTGTGCGGCCCGAGGCGCCCGAGCCCGAGCGCCAGTACGACGTGGCCTTCATGCACCGCGACGGCCACTACCTGTGGCTCGAGCTGCGCGCCACGCGCTTTGATTACCACGGCCGGCCGGCCGTGCTGGGCCTGCTGCGCGACACCACCGAGCGCCGCCGCATCGTGGCCGAGCTCGAGCAGCACCGCCACCACCTCGAGGCGCTGGTGGAAGAGCGCACGCACAAGGCCGAGTCGGCCTACCGGGCCAAGAGCGCGTTCCTGGCCAACATGAGCCACGAGATCCGCACGCCGCTCAATGCCATCAGCGGCATGGTGCACATCCTGCAGCGCGGCGCGCTCGACGACGGCCAGCGCAACAACCTGCTGATCATCGACCGCGCGGCCCAGCACCTGCTGAGCCTGGTCAACGATGTGCTCGACCTGTCCAAGGTCGAGTCGGGCAAGCTCACGCTGGAGGCCATCGACTTCGACCTCGACGCGCTGCTCGAGCATGCGCTGGGCCTGGTGGCCGAACGTGCCCGCGAAAAAGGCCTGTGCCTGGCGCTCGACAACCAGGCCGCCGGCCAGCACCTGCGCGGCGACCCCACGCGCCTGACCCAGCTGCTGCTCAACCTGCTGGGCAATGCGGTCAAGTTCACCGACTCGGGCGAGGTGCGCCTGCGCTGCGGCATCGACCTGGCCGAGCCCGACCGGCCCATCCTCACGCTGGAAGTGAGCGACACCGGCATCGGCATCGGTGCCGACCGGCTGGCCCAGCTGTTCAGCCCCTTCGAGCAGGCCGACAGCTCCACCACCCGGCGCTATGGCGGCACCGGCCTGGGCCTGGCCATCTGCCGCCACCTGGCCGAGCTGATGGACGGCACGATCAGCGTGCACAGCCAGAGCGGGCAGGGCAGCCGCTTCGTGGCGCAGCTGCGCCTGCACGCCGCCGGCGCGGCGCTGCCGCTCACGCCCGGCAGCACGGCGCTGGCGCCCGACATGGCCGCGCTGGAGCAGGCGCTGCGCAGCCGCCATGGCGGCACCCGGGTGCTGGTGGCCGAGGATAACGAGGTCAACCAGCTCGTGGCGCGCGAGGTGCTGCTGGCCGCCGGCCTGCTGGTGGACGTGGCCGACAACGGCCAGCAGGCGGTCGAGCTGGCCCAGCGCGAGAGCTACGCGGCCATTCTGATGGACGTGCAGATGCCGGTGCTGGATGGCCTGCAGGCCACGCGCATGCTGCGCCGCCTGCCGGCCACCGCCGGCGTGCCGGTGATCGCGATGACCGCCAACGCCTTTGGCGAAGACCGTGCGGCCTGCCTGGCCGCCGGCATGGACGACCACCTGGCCAAGCCGGTGGCGGTGGACCGGCTGTATGCGCTGCTGCTGCGCTGGCTGCCCGACGCCGCGCGTGCCGCCCTGCCACGGCCCGCCGCGGCGCCGGCCGAGGCCGTGCCGAGCGGGCGCAGCGCCGGCGTGGCGCCGGCCGGGCTGCCGGTGGGCCTGGCCCATGTGGCCGGGCTGCAGGCCGATGCCGGGCTGGCGCAGTTTGGCCACAGCGCCTCGTTCTACCGGCGCGGGCTGCAGCAGTTTGTCGAGCAGTACGGTGCCGGCCTGTCCGGGCTGGGCCAGGCCTCGCCCGAGCGGCCGCCCGGACCGCGGCCGGTGCTGTGCGCCCGGCTGCGCGCGCTGCAGGCCGCGGCCGCCACGCTGGGCGCCAATGCGCTGGCGGCGCAGGCGCTGTCGCTGGAGTCGCGCCTGCAGAGTGCGCTGGGCGTCGATGCCGACGAGGAGCGCCAGCTCGCGCTGCGCGTGGCCACGCTGCAGGCCGATCTGCGCCAGCTGACCCAGGCCCTGGCCGAGTGCCTGGACCGCTGGCCCGGCACCATGCCATGA
- a CDS encoding response regulator — MSERVILLVEDNPQDEMLTLRALTRARVANRIDVVRDGQQALDYLFREGEYLERPGPDRPTVVLLDIGLPRLTGLEVLARLRADERTRLLPVVILTSSDEDSDRMASYQGGANSFVRKPLAFGDFAETVARLGVYWLATNEPLMRD; from the coding sequence ATGAGCGAACGCGTCATTCTTCTGGTCGAGGACAACCCGCAGGACGAGATGCTGACCCTGCGCGCGCTCACCCGCGCCCGCGTGGCCAACCGCATCGACGTGGTGCGCGACGGCCAGCAGGCGCTCGACTACCTGTTCCGTGAAGGCGAGTACCTCGAGCGTCCGGGCCCCGACCGGCCCACCGTGGTGCTGCTCGACATCGGCCTGCCGCGGCTCACCGGCCTGGAGGTGCTGGCCCGGCTGCGCGCCGACGAACGCACCCGGCTGCTGCCGGTGGTGATCCTGACCTCGTCCGACGAAGACAGCGACCGCATGGCCAGCTACCAGGGCGGGGCCAACAGCTTCGTGCGCAAGCCGCTGGCCTTTGGCGACTTTGCCGAAACCGTGGCCCGCCTGGGTGTCTACTGGCTGGCCACCAACGAGCCGCTGATGCGTGACTGA
- a CDS encoding sensor histidine kinase — translation MLARLPDALSPRRSLRARFALLIGASGLALALLSALVLERTQRAQLTELRGLAMHREAVLLGRTLDSALRLQLQQLRDTATHPLLASGLVEPGDARLLLENLRAQQPALAWLAIVDPQGRVQVATNALLEGADLADEPWFAPARQAPYVGTRRRAGPLTASLGLVNGEQPSLIDLGVPLVDMQGRPLGVLAARLRWEWLDTLFQSLQADDERAQGSQSLVLGRDDKVLLGPPERLDSTLAVTLNAQAVRAVLDWPGEGPYLSAWAREPGAVGLTVLVRQPTALAFRAAEQLSQRLLLLGVLGTLGFIGLSIWLAGRVARPIQELSAAALRVVHDEPPQFETIAPQRADEVAEVARALQTLHAELMRRLAEQQRAQAQLRELNAGLEQRVLTRTAELSAANAELDAFAYAVSHDLRAPLRAMSGFSQALLEDHGPALDAQAQAYLGQIIQASARMGELIEGLLTLSRSVRGVLGSGEVDLGVLAEQALADLRRAEPQRVVQVSLAPGLRAQGDRRMLGAVMANLLGNAWKYTAGRADAQIEVGMRQIDGERWFFVRDNGVGFDMAHGGRLFKVFARLHRQDEFPGLGIGLATVQRIIHRHGGRVMAESALGAGATFRFTLPERPPPLPTESA, via the coding sequence ATGCTGGCCCGCCTGCCCGATGCGCTGAGCCCGCGCCGCAGCCTGCGCGCGCGGTTTGCGCTGCTGATCGGCGCGAGCGGCCTGGCGCTGGCGCTGCTGTCGGCGCTGGTGCTCGAGCGCACCCAGCGCGCCCAGCTCACCGAGCTGCGCGGCCTGGCCATGCACCGCGAGGCCGTGCTGCTGGGCCGCACGCTCGACAGCGCGCTGCGCCTGCAGCTGCAGCAGCTGCGCGACACCGCCACCCATCCGCTGCTGGCCAGCGGCCTGGTCGAGCCCGGCGATGCCCGCCTGCTGCTGGAGAACCTGCGCGCCCAGCAGCCGGCGCTGGCCTGGCTGGCCATCGTCGATCCGCAGGGCCGCGTGCAGGTGGCCACCAATGCGCTGCTCGAGGGCGCCGATCTGGCGGACGAGCCCTGGTTTGCGCCCGCACGCCAGGCGCCTTATGTGGGCACCCGGCGGCGGGCCGGCCCGCTGACGGCCAGCCTGGGCCTGGTCAACGGCGAGCAGCCGTCGCTGATCGACCTGGGCGTGCCCCTGGTCGACATGCAGGGCCGGCCGCTGGGCGTGCTCGCCGCGCGCCTGCGCTGGGAGTGGCTGGACACGCTGTTCCAGTCGCTGCAGGCCGATGACGAGCGCGCCCAGGGCAGCCAGAGCCTGGTGCTGGGCCGCGACGACAAGGTGCTGCTGGGCCCGCCCGAGCGCCTGGACAGCACGCTGGCCGTCACGCTGAACGCCCAGGCGGTGCGGGCGGTGCTGGACTGGCCGGGCGAGGGCCCCTACCTCAGCGCCTGGGCGCGCGAGCCCGGCGCGGTGGGCCTCACCGTGCTGGTGCGGCAACCCACGGCGCTGGCCTTCCGGGCGGCCGAGCAGCTGAGCCAGCGCCTGCTGCTGCTGGGCGTGCTGGGCACGCTCGGCTTCATCGGCCTGAGCATCTGGCTGGCCGGCCGCGTGGCGCGGCCGATCCAGGAGCTGTCGGCCGCCGCGCTGCGCGTGGTGCACGACGAGCCGCCGCAGTTCGAGACCATTGCGCCGCAGCGCGCCGACGAGGTGGCCGAAGTGGCCCGCGCGCTGCAGACCCTGCATGCCGAGCTGATGCGCCGGCTGGCCGAGCAGCAGCGCGCCCAGGCCCAGCTGCGCGAGCTCAATGCCGGGCTCGAGCAGCGGGTGCTGACGCGCACCGCCGAGCTCAGTGCCGCCAATGCCGAGCTCGACGCCTTTGCCTACGCCGTCTCGCACGATCTGCGCGCGCCGCTGCGCGCCATGAGCGGCTTCTCGCAGGCCCTGCTCGAAGACCACGGCCCGGCACTCGACGCCCAGGCGCAGGCCTACCTGGGCCAGATCATCCAGGCCAGCGCCCGCATGGGCGAGCTGATCGAGGGCCTGCTCACCCTGTCGCGCAGCGTGCGCGGCGTGCTGGGCAGCGGCGAGGTCGATCTCGGCGTGCTGGCCGAGCAGGCCCTGGCCGACCTGCGCCGCGCCGAGCCGCAGCGCGTGGTGCAGGTCAGCCTGGCGCCCGGGCTGCGCGCGCAGGGCGACCGGCGCATGCTGGGCGCGGTGATGGCCAACCTGCTGGGCAATGCCTGGAAGTACACCGCCGGGCGTGCCGACGCGCAGATCGAGGTCGGCATGCGCCAGATCGACGGCGAGCGCTGGTTCTTCGTGCGCGACAACGGCGTGGGCTTCGACATGGCCCACGGTGGCCGCCTGTTCAAGGTGTTTGCCCGGCTGCACCGGCAAGACGAGTTTCCCGGCCTGGGCATCGGCCTGGCCACGGTGCAGCGCATCATCCACCGCCATGGCGGCCGCGTCATGGCAGAGTCGGCCCTCGGCGCCGGCGCCACCTTCCGCTTCACGCTGCCCGAGCGGCCACCGCCGCTGCCCACTGAAAGTGCCTGA
- a CDS encoding ABC transporter substrate-binding protein: protein MASILAKWGARRPAARAWLGVAWLALAPVALAQPAATAVTQIVVATVNNAHMIEMQRLTPFFERANPDIRVKWVTLEEGMLRQRVATDVARGQGEFDVMTIGMYEAQVWGRKGWLQPITPPPTYDLDDLLPAIRAGLSIDGRLQAAPFYGESSMLMYRKDLTDKAGIQFGERPTWRQVREAAERIHDPKNGVYGICLRGKPGWGDNMALLLTMVNSFGGQWFDMAWQPQIESRPWREAVALYLELLTRFGPPGSAANSYNEILTLFRQGRCGLWVDATIAASFLTDPRSSKVARDVAFTQAPYAVTAKGANWLWAWSLAVPTASQRGPQAQRFIAWATSKAYIALVARESGWAAVPTGTRQSTYAHPEFRRVAGFASAEKKAIDSVNPADSTLPRSPYQGVQYAAIPEFQTIGIAVGQQISAALAGRVGLEQALRAAQQAAEREMRAAGYYGGAAAASR, encoded by the coding sequence ATGGCGTCGATCCTTGCGAAGTGGGGCGCCCGCCGGCCGGCGGCGCGGGCATGGCTGGGCGTGGCATGGCTGGCCCTGGCGCCCGTGGCGCTGGCGCAGCCGGCGGCCACCGCCGTCACGCAGATCGTCGTGGCCACGGTCAACAACGCGCACATGATCGAGATGCAGCGGCTGACGCCGTTCTTCGAGCGCGCCAACCCCGACATCCGGGTCAAGTGGGTCACGCTCGAAGAAGGCATGCTGCGCCAGCGCGTGGCCACCGACGTGGCCCGCGGCCAGGGCGAGTTCGATGTCATGACCATCGGCATGTACGAGGCCCAGGTGTGGGGCCGCAAGGGCTGGCTGCAGCCGATCACGCCGCCGCCCACCTACGACCTGGACGACCTGCTGCCTGCCATCCGCGCCGGCCTGTCGATCGACGGCCGCCTGCAGGCCGCGCCGTTCTACGGCGAAAGCAGCATGCTGATGTACCGCAAGGACCTCACCGACAAGGCCGGCATCCAGTTCGGCGAGCGCCCCACCTGGCGCCAGGTGCGCGAGGCGGCCGAGCGCATCCACGATCCCAAGAACGGCGTCTACGGCATCTGCCTGCGCGGCAAGCCGGGCTGGGGCGACAACATGGCCCTGCTGCTGACCATGGTCAACAGCTTTGGCGGCCAGTGGTTCGACATGGCCTGGCAGCCGCAGATTGAGAGCCGTCCCTGGCGCGAGGCGGTGGCGCTGTACCTCGAGCTGCTCACCCGCTTCGGCCCGCCCGGCTCGGCGGCCAACAGCTACAACGAGATCCTCACGCTGTTTCGCCAGGGGCGCTGCGGCCTGTGGGTGGACGCCACCATCGCCGCCTCGTTCCTGACCGACCCGCGCAGCAGCAAGGTGGCGCGCGATGTCGCGTTCACCCAGGCGCCCTACGCGGTCACGGCCAAGGGCGCCAACTGGCTGTGGGCCTGGTCGCTGGCCGTGCCCACGGCCAGCCAGCGCGGGCCGCAGGCGCAGCGCTTCATCGCCTGGGCCACCTCCAAGGCCTACATCGCGTTGGTGGCGCGTGAAAGCGGCTGGGCCGCGGTGCCCACCGGCACGCGCCAGTCCACCTACGCCCATCCCGAGTTCCGGCGTGTGGCCGGCTTTGCGTCGGCCGAGAAGAAGGCCATCGACAGCGTCAACCCGGCCGACAGCACCCTGCCGCGCAGCCCCTACCAGGGCGTGCAGTACGCGGCGATCCCCGAGTTCCAGACCATCGGCATTGCGGTGGGCCAGCAGATCAGCGCCGCGCTGGCCGGCCGCGTGGGGCTCGAGCAGGCCCTGCGTGCCGCCCAGCAGGCCGCCGAGCGCGAGATGCGTGCGGCCGGCTACTACGGCGGCGCCGCAGCCGCCTCGCGCTGA
- a CDS encoding DUF2889 domain-containing protein produces MRSFARADGLWDIEGLLTDVWPEPVHKADGVLAGGQPMHAMHLRLTVDRTATIVAAEAAMDAGPYDAACSAIAPDYGQLVGVRVARGYKDAIRRLFGRTAGCTHVNELAGAMGSAILQALWHELAQAPDEKPFSIDGCHALAASGAQVARFFPRWHRPEPDAPGASPAA; encoded by the coding sequence GTGCGCTCGTTTGCCCGCGCCGACGGGCTGTGGGACATCGAAGGCCTGCTCACCGATGTGTGGCCTGAGCCGGTGCACAAGGCCGATGGCGTGCTGGCCGGCGGCCAGCCGATGCACGCCATGCACCTGCGGCTGACGGTCGACCGCACGGCCACCATCGTGGCGGCCGAGGCGGCGATGGACGCCGGCCCCTATGACGCCGCCTGCAGCGCCATCGCGCCCGACTACGGGCAGCTGGTGGGCGTGCGTGTGGCGCGCGGCTACAAGGACGCCATCCGCCGCCTGTTCGGCCGCACGGCGGGCTGCACCCATGTCAACGAGCTGGCCGGCGCGATGGGCAGCGCGATCCTGCAGGCCCTGTGGCACGAGCTGGCGCAGGCGCCCGACGAGAAGCCGTTCAGCATCGACGGCTGCCACGCGCTGGCGGCGTCGGGCGCACAGGTGGCGCGCTTTTTCCCGCGCTGGCACCGGCCCGAGCCCGACGCGCCGGGCGCCAGCCCGGCCGCCTGA
- a CDS encoding phage integrase family protein — translation MPQPSPSLSMKPATVTPRAPDRPPGWAAARIGPRELAFVRAWAEGIAPAAAWQRFLAPGPGADVRPARPELRRLREQLGMLARSHGRPDIAALLRRDPEAMAEPRQAAPTLEQFRAQHPPDFYSETELVALYQAEHGAVDARSAARRRQRLRERLLLALQWLGQQVLRAPQPTDPVAGWLDERVAARLATCGIARLQDLQRWIGAHGEAWHRPVPRLGAVGAQRILHWLALHADTLGPLPVSTAWPRHALARPAAAQRPAARPAPGPAAAPPAAPPAAPPAAPHAAPPAAAPRLRHGSPLGATLPMAPPPALGLLQPLAHGGLPAGLDGAHGSQRAPLARCRIAARNDCEAVLAWLALRPAGSHSWRAYRKEAERLLVWATQCRGKPLSSLDEADLHAYRAFVRQPDPAWLAPRSTPRWSPAWRPFEGPLSARSASTAMAVLHSLFAWLTRQHYLEDNPLEALRENVPEADPPGADMFELHRPEPRRPESHTPDSHTPVAGTPVAKLPAALQAPHEAADRDGPQPPSPSPTPPHSGSGSGSGSGSGSGSGSGSARCARAHQRRTAHGAQRTAPARLEVAAKPQQQTPRLAGAAAPPGPGCARLRRSGRRAWPPPPHSRPAPAPAAPAAARHSAVHRCPGR, via the coding sequence TTGCCCCAGCCCTCGCCCTCTCTCTCGATGAAGCCGGCCACCGTCACGCCCAGGGCCCCGGACCGCCCGCCGGGTTGGGCGGCTGCGCGCATCGGCCCGCGCGAGCTGGCCTTTGTGCGCGCCTGGGCCGAGGGCATCGCCCCCGCCGCGGCCTGGCAACGTTTTCTGGCCCCGGGCCCGGGCGCCGATGTGCGCCCTGCCCGCCCCGAGCTGCGGCGCCTGCGCGAGCAGCTGGGCATGCTGGCGCGATCGCACGGCCGGCCCGACATCGCGGCGCTGCTGCGGCGCGATCCCGAGGCCATGGCCGAGCCGCGCCAGGCGGCGCCCACGCTGGAGCAGTTTCGCGCGCAGCACCCGCCCGACTTCTACAGCGAGACCGAGCTGGTGGCGCTGTACCAGGCCGAGCACGGCGCGGTGGACGCGCGCAGCGCAGCGCGCCGCCGCCAGCGCCTGCGTGAACGCCTGCTGCTGGCCCTGCAGTGGCTGGGCCAGCAGGTGCTGCGCGCGCCCCAGCCCACCGACCCCGTGGCCGGCTGGCTGGACGAGCGTGTGGCCGCGCGCCTGGCCACCTGCGGCATCGCACGGCTGCAGGATCTGCAGCGCTGGATCGGCGCGCATGGCGAGGCCTGGCACCGGCCGGTGCCGCGCCTGGGCGCCGTGGGCGCGCAGCGCATCCTGCACTGGCTGGCGCTGCACGCCGACACCCTGGGGCCGCTGCCGGTCTCGACCGCCTGGCCACGCCATGCGCTGGCGCGGCCCGCCGCGGCGCAGCGCCCGGCGGCCCGGCCGGCACCGGGCCCAGCAGCTGCACCACCTGCTGCACCACCTGCTGCACCACCTGCTGCACCTCACGCTGCACCACCTGCTGCAGCGCCGCGCCTCCGCCACGGCAGCCCATTGGGCGCGACCCTGCCGATGGCGCCGCCGCCGGCCCTGGGCCTGTTGCAGCCGCTGGCCCATGGCGGGCTGCCGGCCGGGCTCGACGGCGCGCATGGCAGCCAGCGCGCACCGCTGGCGCGCTGCCGCATTGCCGCGCGCAACGACTGCGAGGCCGTGCTGGCCTGGCTGGCATTGCGCCCGGCCGGCAGCCACAGCTGGCGCGCCTACCGCAAGGAGGCCGAGCGCCTGCTGGTCTGGGCCACGCAGTGCCGCGGCAAGCCGCTGTCGTCGCTGGACGAGGCCGATCTGCACGCCTATCGGGCCTTTGTGCGCCAGCCCGACCCCGCCTGGCTGGCGCCACGCAGCACGCCGCGCTGGAGCCCGGCCTGGCGCCCGTTTGAAGGGCCCCTGTCGGCTCGCTCGGCCAGCACGGCGATGGCGGTGCTGCACAGCCTGTTCGCCTGGCTCACGCGGCAGCACTATCTGGAGGACAACCCCCTGGAAGCGCTGCGCGAGAACGTGCCTGAGGCCGACCCACCGGGGGCCGACATGTTCGAGTTGCACCGGCCCGAGCCCCGCAGGCCTGAGTCGCACACGCCTGACTCGCACACGCCAGTGGCCGGCACGCCTGTGGCCAAGCTGCCGGCCGCGCTGCAAGCGCCGCACGAGGCGGCCGACCGGGACGGGCCACAGCCGCCCTCGCCCTCGCCCACCCCACCCCACTCTGGCTCTGGCTCTGGCTCTGGCTCTGGCTCTGGCTCTGGCTCTGGCTCTGGCTCTGCTCGCTGTGCTCGCGCACATCAGCGACGCACGGCGCACGGCGCACAGCGCACAGCGCCGGCCCGCCTCGAAGTGGCCGCTAAACCACAGCAGCAAACCCCTCGGCTGGCCGGCGCCGCAGCGCCACCAGGCCCGGGCTGCGCAAGGCTGCGGCGGTCTGGGCGTCGTGCGTGGCCACCGCCACCGCACAGTCGGCCAGCGCCCGCACCAGCAGCGCCCGCAGCCGCGCGGCACTCAGCGGTGCATCGGTGCCCAGGCAGGTGA
- a CDS encoding ParB/RepB/Spo0J family partition protein, with amino-acid sequence MGKKLLQKAGSIGLPPALPVRARTGVAGDGTAAPGGVVDGVAGADFDRAGGGIAAGAGPDASGAHNAGAAGATGGAGGVGGVGVAGGAAGMGGLGSRVGAGVRLADPGRAKTAPGTMLGFMTAQSAAVQEAEQLRARLAEFDGAAPARRLDPACVVPSRWANRHERSFGDEAFAELKADIAAAGGNVQAIKVRPLQSEAAQALARSGAVVPGQGVGLSNPPALPRPPGAAYEIVFGHRRHRACLELGLPVLAVVETLSEQDLFIQMERENRARKDLSAWEQGVMYARALDQGLYPSNRQLALAIGRDLGDVGKALSLARLPQVVVEAFASPLDLQFRWAKPLSDAQQADPEGLVARAAALRLERQPLAARQVFEALLAAGGSAVGQAATKGVGQSNPLAATVLERDGRTLAVLSTDARQRTHLRIEVPLDDARRRKLLKLLDNLLS; translated from the coding sequence ATGGGCAAGAAGCTGCTGCAAAAGGCGGGATCGATCGGGCTGCCGCCGGCCCTGCCGGTGCGGGCTCGCACGGGCGTGGCGGGCGATGGCACCGCGGCACCCGGGGGCGTGGTGGACGGGGTGGCCGGTGCGGATTTCGACCGCGCGGGCGGCGGCATTGCGGCCGGTGCCGGGCCCGACGCGTCAGGTGCGCACAACGCGGGTGCCGCTGGTGCCACCGGCGGCGCGGGTGGCGTGGGGGGTGTCGGTGTTGCGGGTGGCGCGGCAGGCATGGGCGGGCTGGGCAGCAGGGTGGGCGCCGGCGTCCGCCTGGCCGACCCGGGTCGCGCCAAGACCGCGCCGGGCACCATGCTCGGGTTCATGACCGCGCAGTCGGCGGCGGTGCAAGAGGCCGAGCAACTGCGCGCCCGCCTGGCCGAGTTTGACGGCGCCGCGCCCGCGCGCCGGCTCGATCCGGCCTGCGTGGTGCCCTCGCGCTGGGCCAACCGGCACGAGCGCTCGTTTGGCGATGAAGCCTTTGCCGAGCTCAAGGCCGACATCGCGGCGGCGGGCGGCAACGTGCAGGCCATCAAGGTGCGGCCGCTGCAGTCCGAGGCGGCGCAGGCCCTGGCTCGGAGTGGCGCGGTGGTGCCTGGCCAGGGGGTTGGACTGTCCAACCCCCCTGCCCTGCCCCGCCCGCCGGGCGCGGCCTACGAGATCGTTTTTGGCCATCGGCGCCACCGCGCCTGCCTCGAGCTGGGGTTGCCCGTGCTGGCGGTGGTGGAGACCTTGTCCGAGCAGGATCTGTTCATACAGATGGAGCGCGAGAACCGCGCCCGCAAGGATTTGTCGGCCTGGGAGCAGGGCGTGATGTACGCCCGCGCTCTGGATCAGGGCCTGTATCCGTCGAACCGTCAGCTGGCGCTGGCCATCGGCCGCGACCTGGGCGACGTGGGCAAGGCGCTGTCGCTGGCCCGCCTGCCCCAGGTGGTGGTGGAGGCCTTTGCGTCGCCGCTGGATCTGCAGTTTCGCTGGGCCAAGCCGTTGAGCGATGCCCAGCAGGCCGACCCTGAAGGCCTGGTGGCCCGGGCCGCCGCACTGCGCCTCGAGCGCCAGCCGCTGGCCGCGCGCCAGGTGTTCGAGGCGCTGCTGGCCGCCGGTGGCAGTGCGGTCGGCCAGGCGGCGACCAAGGGGGTTGGACAGTCCAACCCCCTGGCTGCCACCGTGCTCGAGCGCGATGGGCGCACGCTGGCCGTGCTGAGCACCGACGCGCGGCAGCGCACGCATCTGCGCATCGAGGTGCCGCTGGACGACGCCCGTCGCCGCAAGCTGCTCAAGCTGCTGGACAACCTGCTGTCCTGA